In one Nocardia tengchongensis genomic region, the following are encoded:
- a CDS encoding DNA/RNA non-specific endonuclease — MERPSTLTPHLASRFEEMRAAAGEIAKAHYEPGRAAELPALREKFVQTLDRVGLMDPHESATPWRLLKEYDPALARYFEQHHETLLPTATEPSAHPTESERHPTESNHRQNEPDSQQDSPHGVPDHTPVEDPLSHFAEKTPAGLSLHDEPELRELARQVPEDPRFFTIDAHLTEHGTVLLDGREYTMEELAARLNSLGYDGRPIRLVGCDAASTDAAARLAKATGKPVLAPTKPAWTDHDGRVYSSTAEITPEGTRRPRIPPDGDWELVRPDGTKTKVSDDGFVPGTRDEDKHGFDPDDARDRSAFVNDSNPRHPYEDLVGDKPVKHVAADDPLAPKRRKPFGRDPRTGAPLPLDPSTAYRVTDSAGRDRGLFITGPDGHVAEVVTDSGRKQTRNPALRRMEGEGFNPDLRRPFPDAVYTVDNRFIYSTDTQGRVVQAEGRMELAPSDAGRRGPDQTPIGHHGEKQYAGINKQTIEDFKELFDREPSITEAILFETVRFNGGHLFGTEFGGPGEAINMVPMLESLNQDPGNTTPLENWRKLEGHWEHLLAQDPPPKLNVKISLDYDPHNPEMTAPMYIDVEFAVGGTFVDALTFKNIPPKQDR, encoded by the coding sequence TTGGAGCGCCCGTCGACACTGACGCCGCACCTGGCCTCGCGCTTCGAGGAAATGCGGGCCGCCGCCGGAGAAATCGCGAAGGCTCACTACGAGCCGGGACGTGCGGCCGAACTGCCCGCGCTCCGCGAGAAGTTCGTCCAGACCCTGGACCGCGTGGGGCTCATGGACCCACACGAGAGTGCAACTCCCTGGCGCCTTCTCAAGGAATACGATCCCGCGCTCGCCCGCTACTTCGAGCAACACCACGAGACTTTGCTGCCCACGGCAACCGAACCCTCGGCTCACCCCACCGAGTCGGAACGCCACCCAACCGAATCCAACCACCGTCAGAACGAGCCCGACTCACAACAGGATTCGCCTCACGGGGTCCCCGATCACACTCCCGTCGAAGATCCGCTGTCCCACTTCGCGGAAAAAACCCCTGCGGGTCTATCCCTCCACGACGAGCCCGAACTCCGTGAACTAGCCCGTCAGGTCCCCGAAGACCCTCGCTTCTTCACCATCGACGCTCATCTGACCGAGCACGGCACAGTCCTTCTGGACGGTCGCGAATACACCATGGAAGAGCTGGCCGCCCGCCTGAATTCCCTCGGCTACGACGGCCGCCCCATCCGTCTGGTCGGCTGCGACGCGGCCTCCACCGACGCCGCCGCGCGCTTGGCCAAAGCCACCGGCAAACCTGTCCTGGCCCCCACCAAGCCGGCCTGGACCGACCACGACGGCCGCGTCTACTCCTCCACCGCCGAGATCACCCCCGAGGGCACGCGCCGCCCCCGCATCCCACCCGACGGCGATTGGGAACTCGTACGCCCGGACGGCACCAAAACCAAAGTCTCCGACGACGGCTTTGTTCCGGGTACCAGAGACGAGGACAAGCACGGTTTCGACCCGGATGATGCCAGGGACCGTAGCGCGTTCGTGAATGACAGCAATCCGAGACACCCGTACGAAGACCTGGTCGGAGACAAGCCTGTCAAACATGTAGCGGCTGATGATCCGCTTGCTCCGAAGCGGCGGAAGCCGTTTGGTCGAGACCCCAGGACGGGCGCTCCGCTTCCGCTCGACCCGAGCACTGCCTACCGAGTGACCGACAGTGCAGGAAGGGACCGAGGTCTGTTCATCACCGGTCCGGACGGTCACGTGGCCGAAGTGGTCACCGACTCAGGTCGGAAGCAAACGCGAAACCCGGCGTTGCGAAGGATGGAAGGCGAAGGGTTCAATCCAGATCTGAGACGGCCATTCCCTGATGCCGTCTATACCGTCGACAACAGGTTCATCTACTCCACGGATACGCAAGGCAGAGTGGTCCAGGCGGAGGGCCGGATGGAGCTGGCGCCGTCCGATGCAGGCCGCCGAGGGCCAGATCAGACGCCGATCGGACATCACGGTGAGAAGCAGTATGCCGGGATCAACAAACAGACAATCGAGGACTTCAAGGAGCTGTTCGACCGGGAGCCTTCGATAACCGAAGCGATACTCTTCGAGACGGTCAGGTTCAACGGTGGGCATCTCTTCGGAACCGAGTTCGGCGGCCCAGGTGAGGCCATCAACATGGTGCCGATGCTCGAGAGTCTCAACCAGGATCCGGGGAACACCACTCCTCTGGAAAACTGGCGCAAGCTGGAGGGACACTGGGAGCACCTTCTTGCACAGGATCCGCCACCGAAGTTGAATGTAAAGATCTCGCTGGATTATGACCCTCACAACCCGGAAATGACGGCGCCGATGTATATCGACGTGGAGTTTGCAGTGGGCGGCACTTTCGTGGATGCCCTGACCTTCAAGAACATTCCCCCTAAGCAGGATCGGTGA
- a CDS encoding serine/threonine-protein kinase codes for MDEGTPFGHYRLRRLIGEGGMGQVYEAFDTRSDRVVALKVLPPHSAADPEFRERFRRESRAAAGLNDPHVIPIHQYGEIDGRMYLDMRLVQGQGVDTVLAQRGPMPPALAVSIVGQVAAALAAAHANALVHRDVKPSNMLLCADDFVYLIDFGIARSAAEAGLTSTGAAIGTFAYMSPERLAGVADIRSDVYALACVLHECLTGSQPFPGTSLEQQITAHLTSPPPRPSVVRPDVPVAFDEVIARGMSKDPAQRYQTATELATAARNALTSTADLTPAVTNGGGRPAIVAPAASPQPSFPTLTPTTVQAPVRREPVHGDNDRWWEPETVLAEPVLDSQRHSPTGEAARAPTLGNRRVRRGRVLLSLAVAAAVAVPGTWYATRPEAPEDFSASENPQVPTFKIGDLPEYVAVNPTTHTAYVGNANGGLVAVFDTVSRSVVTTIDTGQSGVRGLALDPGIHTLFTIGIGSVSMIDTASRTVTGAIRVGTSALQGIAVDPDNHTLYTSDGISMVVIDATSRAVRSSFSAGDYSNQLALDTNAHTLFATNARSGTVSTIDTLSQKVTASVKVGKTPKHVAADPTTHTAYVTNGDDGTVSVIDTVSRSVIATINIADRADGVALDPGTHTVYVTTAGGKVLVIDGLSHVVMSTIAVGAYPTDAAVDTTTHTVYVINNRGNSMSVIER; via the coding sequence GTGGATGAGGGGACGCCCTTCGGGCATTACCGGCTGCGCCGCTTGATCGGTGAGGGCGGGATGGGGCAGGTGTACGAGGCGTTCGACACCCGCAGTGACCGCGTGGTCGCGTTGAAGGTGTTGCCGCCGCACTCCGCTGCCGATCCTGAATTCCGGGAGCGGTTCCGGCGAGAATCACGCGCGGCCGCAGGGCTGAACGACCCGCATGTGATCCCGATCCATCAGTACGGTGAGATCGACGGGCGCATGTATCTGGACATGCGGCTCGTGCAGGGCCAGGGCGTGGATACTGTTCTCGCCCAGCGTGGTCCGATGCCACCGGCATTGGCCGTATCGATCGTGGGCCAGGTCGCGGCAGCGCTTGCCGCCGCGCATGCGAATGCGCTCGTGCACCGGGATGTGAAGCCCTCCAACATGTTGTTGTGTGCGGACGATTTCGTGTACCTCATCGACTTCGGCATCGCGCGTTCCGCCGCGGAGGCCGGGTTGACCAGCACCGGTGCCGCGATCGGCACCTTCGCCTATATGTCCCCGGAACGTCTGGCCGGTGTCGCCGACATTCGGTCGGATGTGTACGCGCTGGCCTGCGTCCTGCACGAATGTCTCACCGGCTCACAGCCCTTCCCCGGCACCAGCCTGGAGCAACAGATCACCGCGCACCTGACCAGCCCTCCGCCGCGGCCGAGCGTTGTCCGGCCGGACGTGCCCGTGGCATTCGACGAGGTCATCGCACGGGGCATGTCCAAGGATCCCGCCCAGCGGTATCAGACAGCCACGGAGCTGGCGACCGCGGCTCGCAACGCGCTCACCTCGACCGCTGACCTCACGCCCGCTGTGACCAATGGCGGCGGTCGGCCTGCCATCGTTGCACCGGCCGCTTCCCCGCAGCCGAGTTTCCCGACACTCACGCCGACCACGGTTCAGGCACCGGTGCGACGGGAACCGGTCCATGGCGACAATGATCGGTGGTGGGAGCCGGAAACCGTACTCGCCGAACCTGTTCTGGACTCGCAACGCCATAGCCCCACTGGTGAAGCCGCCCGAGCTCCGACGTTAGGCAACAGGAGGGTGCGCCGCGGCCGTGTCCTGCTCAGTCTGGCTGTCGCGGCCGCAGTAGCGGTGCCGGGTACCTGGTACGCGACACGACCGGAAGCGCCGGAAGACTTCTCCGCGTCAGAAAACCCGCAGGTCCCCACCTTCAAGATCGGAGACCTGCCGGAGTACGTGGCGGTGAACCCGACCACTCACACCGCCTATGTCGGCAATGCCAATGGCGGTCTGGTCGCAGTGTTCGACACGGTGTCTCGCTCGGTGGTCACCACCATCGACACCGGTCAGTCCGGGGTGCGGGGACTGGCTCTGGACCCGGGCATCCACACCCTGTTCACTATCGGAATCGGCTCAGTGTCAATGATTGACACGGCATCCCGAACCGTCACCGGCGCTATCAGGGTCGGCACCAGTGCCTTGCAAGGGATTGCGGTGGATCCGGACAACCACACGCTCTATACCTCCGACGGTATCTCCATGGTTGTCATCGACGCCACGTCTCGGGCGGTCAGGTCCAGCTTCTCTGCCGGTGACTATTCAAATCAATTGGCGCTGGACACAAATGCTCACACTCTGTTTGCGACCAACGCGAGAAGTGGCACGGTGTCAACGATCGATACGTTGTCCCAAAAGGTCACGGCCTCCGTCAAAGTCGGGAAGACACCGAAGCACGTAGCGGCGGATCCCACCACTCATACGGCCTACGTGACAAACGGGGACGACGGAACAGTCTCGGTGATCGACACGGTGTCCCGCTCCGTCATCGCGACAATCAATATCGCGGATCGAGCCGACGGAGTCGCACTGGATCCCGGCACACACACGGTCTACGTGACTACCGCCGGAGGGAAAGTGCTTGTGATCGACGGCCTTTCCCATGTGGTCATGTCCACCATCGCAGTCGGGGCATATCCGACCGATGCGGCGGTGGACACCACCACACACACTGTCTATGTGATCAACAACCGCGGCAACTCGATGTCGGTCATCGAACGCTGA
- a CDS encoding alpha/beta hydrolase translates to MLPKDSPITEAEHAYAREALQQLHPDAAPEHLLHPQETDIAGAHNRATDNHEWWHGLTPEQQHAVIKAHPHEIGNADGLPPHVKDEANRLAITRDLNTLHEQNPRIEKWTSRFTDPENFRQWKNLESTRKALEEAHDLAAKFADKFGGEEPPVHVLSYDSKEFNGEGRAVVAFGDTAKASSVSFHVPGITTTVRSLEGNLKNAFNHMWETTQRTQDPEMVASIAWIGYDAPSGFPKIVREMTDARLAQRGGELLARDVASFSQTRRLGAELPGGHPTRMSTCSATATVPRPPVSRVRAAACTATSPRSPCWVHPEPVLSATPQTSASAHTTSSSPAPPATP, encoded by the coding sequence GTGCTGCCGAAAGATTCGCCGATCACCGAGGCCGAGCATGCCTACGCGCGCGAGGCGCTCCAGCAGCTGCACCCCGACGCGGCCCCCGAACACCTGCTGCATCCGCAGGAAACCGATATCGCCGGCGCACACAATCGCGCGACCGACAACCACGAGTGGTGGCACGGCCTGACGCCCGAGCAGCAGCACGCGGTGATCAAGGCGCATCCGCACGAGATAGGCAATGCCGACGGTCTGCCGCCGCACGTGAAGGACGAGGCCAACCGGCTGGCCATCACGCGGGACCTGAACACGCTGCACGAGCAGAATCCGCGCATCGAGAAGTGGACGAGCCGGTTCACCGATCCGGAGAACTTCCGGCAGTGGAAGAACCTCGAATCCACGCGCAAGGCATTGGAGGAAGCGCACGATCTCGCGGCGAAGTTCGCCGACAAGTTCGGCGGCGAGGAACCGCCGGTGCACGTGCTGTCCTACGACTCGAAGGAATTCAACGGCGAAGGCCGGGCCGTGGTGGCCTTCGGCGACACGGCGAAGGCCTCATCGGTGTCCTTCCACGTCCCCGGCATCACGACGACGGTCCGCAGTCTGGAAGGCAACCTGAAGAACGCCTTCAACCATATGTGGGAGACGACGCAGCGCACCCAGGATCCCGAGATGGTCGCCTCCATCGCGTGGATCGGTTACGACGCTCCGAGCGGATTCCCGAAGATCGTCCGGGAGATGACCGATGCCCGTCTGGCGCAGCGGGGCGGCGAGCTGCTGGCCCGAGATGTGGCCTCCTTCAGTCAAACTCGCCGACTAGGCGCGGAGCTACCCGGCGGTCACCCCACCCGGATGTCCACCTGTTCGGCCACAGCTACGGTTCCACGACCACCAGTTTCGCGGGTGCGGGCGGCCGCCTGCACGGCGACATCTCCACGATCACCCTGCTGGGTTCACCCGGAGCCGGTCCTGTCGGCCACGCCGCAGACTTCGGCATCGGCGCACACAACGTCTTCGTCGCCAGCTCCTCCCGCGACCCCGTGA
- a CDS encoding YbaB/EbfC family nucleoid-associated protein yields the protein MANESAKAELASMIDEFQQQMRVLGEIQQKRSQLMATGYALQKQVTVVVNADGTVIETRIDPELEDLPLYELGKAITEAAQAAATELGRKSAELTNPIQERRGRMPKMSDLIEGMPDLTERIPEPIPASTAPPNSTERQHNQPAMTFTDVEELDDITPGRIRADDW from the coding sequence ATGGCGAACGAGAGCGCGAAGGCCGAACTGGCCTCCATGATCGACGAGTTCCAGCAGCAGATGCGGGTGCTCGGGGAGATACAGCAGAAGCGGTCGCAACTCATGGCCACCGGATACGCCCTGCAAAAGCAGGTCACCGTGGTCGTGAACGCGGACGGCACGGTCATCGAAACCCGGATCGACCCCGAACTCGAGGACCTGCCACTCTACGAACTCGGCAAGGCCATCACCGAAGCCGCGCAGGCCGCAGCCACCGAATTGGGCCGCAAGAGCGCCGAACTCACGAATCCAATCCAGGAACGACGCGGCCGCATGCCGAAGATGTCCGACCTAATCGAAGGCATGCCCGACCTCACCGAACGAATCCCCGAACCCATCCCCGCTTCCACCGCTCCCCCGAATTCCACTGAGCGGCAACATAACCAGCCAGCGATGACGTTCACAGACGTCGAAGAACTGGACGACATCACACCGGGCCGGATCCGCGCAGACGACTGGTGA